The genomic stretch TAGTTTTATCTAAATTGAAATTAAGAAGATTAATACTTATCACTGGAGTAAGTTCATCATATCTTTCTCCATGCTTTAATAATTTACTGTAATTAACTGACCAATAATAAAGTATTCGTTCTGGAAATCTTGAATTGCCTTGTAATTGTATTTCTATTATAACAACAGATCCATTCTGAGTGATACATTTAACATCTACTATTGTTTCTTTTAAATTCCTATTTTTTTTTAAATTAAATGGAGTAAGAATTTCAACAGAACGAAAAGTCTTCATATTAGCATTAATCATTATAGAATTAATAAAGTCTAAAAGTATAGACTCGCTACTTCCTTTATCAGTAAAAAGATAACGTATGAAATAATCATTTAAAGGATTAAAATATTTTATTTGTTTTGTATTTAATTTCTTTTTCATAAATATATTATAATTAAATAATGTATAAATGTCAAAGTATAATTTTTAGATTTTATTTTCACACCCACCCTTTAAATTTTTTTATACGATTTGTTATTTATAAATTATTTTTCTTCTTTAGCTTTTGCTGTTACTCTGGCTGCCCACCCAAGTGCATTTTTAATTTATAATGCTAATCAACGCACGTTTAGTTTTATTCTTATAAGAAGTTAAAATTGCAATTATAAATTAGTTAATATTTTAAAAATCTGCTCTGCGTGCGAATTAATAATCAAAAGCATCTTCATCTATATCCATGTAATTGCCGGAGTAATAATTAGCCTTTTCTTTTATAAGCATTAAACGCTTTGGTATTTCCATCAAAAATGATGAAGGTATCTGCTCCATTATGCCAGAACTTATTCTTCTTTTTTTGGAGTAGGTGAGATAAAGTTTTCTTTTAGCCCTTGTTATTGCTACATAAAGAAGCCTTCTCTCTTCATCAATGCCCCCTTCCTCTTCAAGCGAGAAATAATGAGGAAAAACTCCCTGCTCTAAACCAGTTATAAATACAGCATCAAATTCCAGCCCCTTTGCATTATGCACAGTCATAAGAGTAATGTAATCTTCATTTTCGTTTTCTGTGTTAATGTCTCTATATAAAGTGTTTTCTTCCAAAAATGTTATCAGCGATGCATTAGGCTCTGTATTTTTGTAGTCGTAAAAACCTCTGAAAAGCTCTTTTATATTCTCTTCTGCTGTTATTATTCTTTCATTGCCTTCGCTTTTAAATATTGAAAAATAATCTATATCTTTTAAAAAATTAAAAAATATCTCTTCTATATGTATACCGTCTTCGTTTGAAATATCTTCTTTTATTTTTATGCCGTATTCTTCTATTATGCTTTTGTATGCCTTAATCGATGAAGCAACCTTTTTGCTTAATGATATTTCATCAGCATAATCAATAGCTTCATAAAGACTTATTTTTCTGGTATTAGCAAAGGTTTCTATACTGTTAAAACTCTTCTCTCCTATTCCTCTAGGAGGCACATTAACAGTACGCCTTACGCTGAAATTATCCCCAAACCCCATCATAAGCCTTAAAAAAGAAATAGAATCTTTTATCTCAATGCGTTCAAAAAATCCTACGCCTCCTACTATTTTATAGTTTATAGAATGAAGTTTTAATTCTTTTTCATATGCTCTTGATTGGCTGTTAGTCCTAAATAGTATTACTATGTCTTTAGCCTCAAATCCATTATCAAATAAACTCTCTATTTCATTAACTACACTTCTTGCCTCTTCCAAATCACTATAGCAAATCCAATTTTCTATTTTAAATTCGTTTGGTTTGTTTGAAAATACATTTTTTTCATGACGATTGGTATTATTTTTTATAATGC from Brachyspira murdochii DSM 12563 encodes the following:
- a CDS encoding ATP-dependent helicase encodes the protein MDILQNVSEVQREGILHRGSPLLLLSGAGSGKTLVITRKIAYLINELETPPENIIAVTFTNKAAYEMKERVSALVPDIKPSRLFIRTFHSACLRILKENAHFLGYKSNFLILDEGDKLSVIKRIMKEEKVPKSITPKMINKFISAVKNNMDDGITFDRDIFENVYKKYTEHELNENVMDFDDLILNTIKLFEEEKKVLNFYRNRFKYVLVDEFQDTNPQQYKLIKLLTQNADNDLTVVGDDDQSIYAFRGADVLNILDFEKDYPNTKIVRLEENYRCPKDVVEAALSIIKNNTNRHEKNVFSNKPNEFKIENWICYSDLEEARSVVNEIESLFDNGFEAKDIVILFRTNSQSRAYEKELKLHSINYKIVGGVGFFERIEIKDSISFLRLMMGFGDNFSVRRTVNVPPRGIGEKSFNSIETFANTRKISLYEAIDYADEISLSKKVASSIKAYKSIIEEYGIKIKEDISNEDGIHIEEIFFNFLKDIDYFSIFKSEGNERIITAEENIKELFRGFYDYKNTEPNASLITFLEENTLYRDINTENENEDYITLMTVHNAKGLEFDAVFITGLEQGVFPHYFSLEEEGGIDEERRLLYVAITRAKRKLYLTYSKKRRISSGIMEQIPSSFLMEIPKRLMLIKEKANYYSGNYMDIDEDAFDY